The window GGAGTTCACGAGGGTGTTGTGTTTAGCATAGCGGCTAACGTGGAAATTATCCTATTATAGCCGCTATAAGGATTCACGTTCAGAGAGGTGGGTTGTTACATATGCGTTAATTAGTTACCTAGTTAATAGCTAGTTAATTGAAGCCTCATTTGACAGGTGTCTGTTTGGGACGCGTTTGCTGACAGCACCTCATGTCAAGTTAGCTTTCTAGCAAGTGACAGTCGTTTCTACTCACTACTGTTGTTTCACAAGCTAACATTCATTCAACTCAGTGGTAATAATGTGTGTTTATATGttctatttaataaaaataaaatgcttaataaatgagTACGTACTGATACTGCTTGTTTTACTTTATTAACTGTAGATAATAATGTCTCTGACATCCTAAAGTTAACATAAATATGTAATTTCAGTGAAAATCGTACAGTTACTACTGtacaatgaaaataaattaacatGGAATGTCCTTTAAACTGTAGGCTTATCAATTTAATAACCTTTAGAGTtactttcagttttattttaataacaagAGCTAAGTTAAGTGATAATTTGCTATGAGTTACAATTATTATGTTGCCATAAATATAGACATACTCTTGTGTTGCTCTCAGGTGGAACAGGTTCTGCACATGGATACTGAGGGCTTCGGGGAACTCCTGCAGCAGGCAGAACAGCTCGCAGCAGAGACTGAGGCTGTGTCCGAGCTGCCCCATGTAGAGCGAAACCTACAGGAGATCCAACAGGCTGGAGAGCGACTGCGTTCCCGCACTCTCACCAGGACCTCTCAAGACACAGCTGACGTAAAAGCGTAAGTTTTCAGTTTGGTGTCTGTATTTTATATTAGTATTTGAAATCATTTgggtgagcttttttttttttttttaaacttcagcTCCATTCTCTTGGGCTCTCGGGGTCTTGACATCTTCCATATCTCTCAGCGTCTTGAGAGTCTCAGCGCTGCCACTACCTTTGAGCCTCTTGAGCCAGTCAAGGACACTGATATTCAGGTTAGTGCATGTTTTATTTGGGTGGGTCTATGTGTTCCTCGTCCTAattgcttttgatacttttcaTGTTTTATATTTCCACACTGCATCCATTGAGATGCAGCTGTTTAATGTCATATATTTAGCCACTGCAGTAGCTGTTTGAACTGTAGTAtctgttgattttaaagtgctcTGATTATCTGGATGTACACTACCATTGTAAAAaaaacttacactaccagtcaaaagtttttgaacggtaagattgttaatgttttatagaagtctcttctgctcgccgagcctgcattttttttgattcaaggtacagcaaaaacagtacaattttgtaatgtttttagtatttaaagtgactgttttctatttgaatatattttaaaatttaatttattcctgtgatttcaaagctgaatttttagcatcattattactccagtcacataatccttcaaaaatcattttaatattctgatttgctgctcaaaaaacagttattattattatgaaaacagctgagtagaattttttcaggtttctttgatgaatagaaagttcagaagaacagcatttatctgaaatagaaaacttttgtaacataagtgtctttatcatcacttttgataaaaagaaaataaatgacaCTGACTCCAGGTTTttaaatgatatagtgtataatataagcattttattttagataaatgctgatctttgggtctttctattcatgaaaggcTCCTGGAAAACTGTTTTCAACTGTTttagtattgataataataataaatgttttttaagcagaatgattttttgaagaattgtgtgacactaaagactggagtaatgatgctgaaagtttagctttgatcacaggaataaatgacattttaaaatgtattcaaatacaaagcagttattttaagtggtaaaatattttacaatatcactgcttttgctgtgttttggatcaaattaatccaggcttggttctttaaaaaacattaaaaatcttattgttcaaaaacgtttgactggtagtgtatgtgtactgtaagttcaaaagtttggggtttgtaggatgcttaagttttttttttttttagtttttttttttttacttaattatcttaattaaataattatcttATGCCCATCAAGGCTTTATTTAtcggatcaaaaatacagtaaaacattatATTATTAAACACTATATTACATTATAGaccaatattgtgaaatataatataaaataatagttttctgttttatattttatacattttattaaaatgtattttatttctgtgttgacatctgattttttagcatccatgtactgcagtctttagtgtcacatgatttttgcTACTTTAGTGCTCAAGTAATAATGATTATTTTCGGCTTTTTTCAGGATTAGAAACTTTTCTtacatatttgaaatataaatattttgtagaaATGTGAAAATCaatttttgataaatttaatccttgctgaataaaaatatttatttcttaaaaaacaaaaatcttactgaccccaaacctttaaatTCAGACTATTTCTTCTTCTGGTAAAGTATTTCTTCATAAATGTATGCATCTGAAATGAGTAGAAACAAGCCATTTAATGGAAAAGCCTAGCAAAAGCACATGTACTTGAATATTGCATTGTGATGGAGTTTCTTAGAAAagcaagttattttatttttatattttgagagTTGTTGTCTATCATTGTCCTCTTTTGTTTTTAACATGTATACTGTAAAATTGAGTTTCATGCTGCCATTTTAATACAAATGGGATTGTCTAATGCatcaaacattttaacatttatttaaacaagTTGACTTATATCTTGTATTGTCTACAAGTTAAGCTTAGTCATATTTCTGTAGTTGTTTTTGATTTGCtttttgaatgcatttttaaacTTCAATCTGAAATTAATATAATATGTGCCCTTTATTTTAAGTCACTTCAATTAGAAATCATTTTCTACAATTACTACTTTTTACAAAGTAAATcctaatacatttaaataatctttATTATTTAGACTTGATttgcaatataaaaaaaagtttagaaaaaaaagtcggaaagtaattgttttcttttttaatatacttcaaaatgcaatttattcctgtggtggcaGATGTGAATTTTTAGTCaacattcagtgtcacatgattccttagaaataattctaatatgctgatttggtgctcaaaatgtttattaacattattatgatTGTTGAAACGGTGATACTTTTCAGTATCTTTTGattaatataaagttcaaaagtacagaatttatttaaaatagaattttatgacattataaatgtgttaCTATCACTTTTAACGAGTACATCCTTGCACaattaaagtattcatttcattaaataaaataagtaaataaatactgaccccaaacatttagcATTTGTTATAGCTTTTCCCTCTTAGTGTGTACTCTGCAGCATCTTAATACTCAATAATTTGACGAGACATCCTGCATTACAGTCTCAGTAAAAGCCAAATAAACATCTAAACAATCTCCTCACTCAGCCCATTTATAATTAGCACTATGCCTTTGCCTTCAGAGCTTAAGAGATAGGCTGGGTCTAATGGTTTTTAATCCATGTGCATGCGTTTATCTTAATAGCAACAGGTTTTTTTGCTATGCATATGTCTTTGCTTTTTAGTGCAGCTTTGCTGGTGTATACCGTGGATATGTATTTCCTGTTTATTTTGATTTAGTCAGGTAAAGTGCACAGCTTTTAAAAATTATGTAGTGCATCCTGTGAATTGGATTATAATATATAAGTCTGCTAAGGTGTGACTTTGCTTTGGGAATAGGTAGCTATTGAATTCAGTTCTAAGTGCTTCTGTGAGAGTAACAGAGGCCTGATGGCCAAGAGACGTGACGTGGCAAAACGTGAGTCAGGGAAAGCATTATGTCATTCTTAAACTTGAAATTACACAGCTTAAGGATTTAGTGTTTTTTGCTGACAGCTCCGATTGTAAATTAAAAGAACTTAATATGAAAATGTAAAGTGACATGGGAACTGAATGATGTTATTGCATTCAGGAATAATAACAGTGGTTACAACGCCCCCCTGTGGATGCTGCTGATACCAGAGGATTTTTAGATTCAGATATATAAATTCATGCATTGCTTTTATGACTCACAAAGCACCATGAGACAAATAAAACACGTGAGTTCAGAAAGGTGGTGTTTATGCTGACTGCATTATGATACCTCAGGTTTAATAAATTATAGTGAGCTCACTAGAGCCAGGAATCGGCAGTGAAGTCAACAATGAGCTGGCAAACCACATGAAATTAAATCTGGAGTCCTCTTGTGGCTTTTTATCCGTTTGCACCTCACGCCATTGTGAGCCGACTGTACTATGCTTAAATTAGCCTATCTAGAGAGATTTTACTGCTCAAGTGGCAAATATGTTTATATATCCCATGTGTATACATTGTAATGCTGTAGTAGGGACCTAAATGTGTTTACACAAAATCACAGGAAGTAATACATCACTTGAATGTTGAAGTGGATTAGACATAAACTACTCTTGTCATGCCATTTAGTGTGGTCTGTAGTCTCATCCATCATCAGGTGTCGTAAGATCATGACTAACACGGTCTTTAAAGATTTCTGCGGGACTATCTTGATCGACAAAAAAATGCTGCAAATATTTTTTCGATTTTTATCCATTTATGTGTGGTAGACATTTGGTACCACATTAAACAGTATTGGGGAAGATATCAGATTTGCTTTGTTAATTTGATAAATGAAGAATgaccaaaaaaagaaataaaataaataaatactatcatATGGCATGATTTTTGCAGCATTGCTCTGTACTTATCTTAGTTATAAAATATGCTATTCCTTCTCGGAGTGCTTTAGTTTGAAGGGAAGCTACTTGATGAGTCTGTTTTTTAGCCACAGTATCGATTGTTTTAAAGTGAGTCATTGTAATAAATCCCATTTTAACAATATTAATGATAATGCTAAATGATGTCCAGTATAATATGAGTTTTAAAAAGGAGCACTTTTGTGGTTTTGTGTCGATGAAGAAGCACTATGAGTCTTACTGAAGGGCCACTTAGTGTCTTACTGAAGGGCTGTGGGGTACATAAGGTTGGGAAACATTGATCTAAACTGGTGATTATCCAAATCTGTGTTTTCAGGGCTGACCATTTCTATAGCCTGTATGAGGAAAACAAAAAGGCTACATTCACACTGCAGCCAAATGTGGCCTAAATCAAATCTGTTTTTCTCATGACAATGTGTACAGCACGAACCACGTGGAATCAAATTTTTTAATTCCGATTTGTGCCACTTCCATATGTGGTGCTAAATCCGATACAGGTCAGATGTTCTGCAATGCAACCACAGTGTGAACAGTCATATCGGAATTCATGCGACCTTTACGTCACTCTAGATCAACATCGGTCACGATTCTGCACTCATGGGAGTCACTTCAAAGATTTTACATACCCGAAGGTACCAAGACTGTTGCGAAAGGTAGTCAGTAAAAGTGTGATAACTTTGAAAGCGTCAGATCTCATAAGTAGTACAGTGACAACTCTATATACAAGCAAAATGAAAGCTTGTATCAAGTTTCAACACTCTGCTCTCTTGTCACAGccttgtctttatttttcatataaCCTTTGCATAATTTCGCTAGCGTCTGCAGCATAATCGCTGACTTTGTTTATGTCCTTCTTTTTTTACTTCTGTATGACAGCATGCTGTGCAAATGTTGCCAAGTCCGCAGTTTTCCTGTGTATTTCGACTACTTTTTCGctgttgccgcaggttgtttttAAACTTTGTGGGTTGAAGCGACGCCACTAACGCGATATTTACTCCCTGGGtagttttggactagttttgagaagcaTTTGGACAGATTTTGGTTTTAAACCTGGCAACCCTTTTCGTATAGCTCTTTTGCACATGTGGATCAATTCAGAAGcatgatctgttcacactggaaatctgatattggacacatttaaaactaaaatgcaaacagctatacaaaaaaaaaaaaacagcagaaatcAGAATTGAGCACTAAGGCTCACAGTGTGAATGCAGCCAAAGATcctatttttttgtcattttggctTTATATGGATAATGCAGTACAGAGCAGACAGAAAGTGAAAGAGAGGAACAGGATTGAAAAGGACCATGAGTCGGACTTAAATTGGGAACTGCGTTGAAGCACCGACCACCATCTTTGACATTTTTAAGCTTTGTTATACATCAGTTGTGGtctttttccagcatttttccaGTTTTCAGAATCAAAAGATATAtgtatccctggaccacaaaaccagtcacaagggtcaattttttttttaaattgagatcaaaaagaaaagaaaaatctgaaagccaaataaataagctttccattgagatatggttttgttaggatatatttgaccgagatacaagtatttgaaaatctggaatctgagggtgaaaaaatatctaaatatctctttaaagttgtccaaatgaagttcttagcaatgcatattaccagtcaaaattaagttttgatatatttacagtaggaaatttacaaagtatcttcatcgaacatgatctttacttaatatcctaatgatttttggcataaaagaaaaatcaataattttgccccatacaatgtattgttggctatttctacaaatataaccGTCCGACTAATGACGTTATGAAGTTTAACACACAGCCACACCCATCAAACTGTACAAGCAATGTTTGACAGAATGTGTCTTGTTGGTAACAACTGGATGATGTCCCCAGTTACTTTTAAACATAAAAGACAGAGTATTTTCATTTGTCTGAACGTTATCGACGCAGATAGGGAACAGGCTGTTGACTCATCAACTCGTGTAATGATCCACTTGGTTTTGGCTTCTTGAAGGTTCGAAGCCGTCTACCCCCACCCATCTTTTCGTCTGCTTATCTCTTCTCTCCTTCTCTTTCTTACTGTCTCTATCCCTCCCCCTCCTCTCCATCGCCGTTTTTGTCAGACATATTTTTGTGGTGGGCCTGCCAGAGTGCGGCTCGGCTCTTACTGGAAGTGCACTTACTGCCTGGCACTTTCCTCACCTCCCTCCCTGCCcgaatgtgtatgtgtatgtggcTGAAAATCTCTTTAGCATTTTCAGAACAACTCTGATTGACTCTAAGGGCTGTGAGATTTAATATCTCCCCTTTGTTGAACTTGTGCAACTGCTCTTCCATTTATCATCTTCATTCTCGTTATGTATCTCCGCCGTCTCAATCTCCTATTGAATTGAAACCGCTGCTGAATAAAACAAAGATGCTGCAGGTGCCGTGCTCAGAATTGCACCGTTACAATTGCGCCGAGACATCCAGATGTGCATCGACCCTGCGAGCTGGTGGGAGAATGTGTGTAAATTGTATATTGTGTGTGCTCCATAAGGCTGCCGAGCTGCCTGCCTGAAGACAAAGGAAATGCACGCTGCTGATGAGGCGTAGTCTCCTGCCTTTCTCTCGCCTTCTGCGTTCGCGTGTGTGGGAAAACGTGCACCCTTCTGCAACCCATGTGCTTTTCCTTTATAAAAGCTACATGAAATGTGTAATTTTAACATCACAACTGTAAGACGAACAAAGGCAGGAATGCCTTAGGTGCTTATAGGCTGTAAATGAAAAGGCGAATGCTTTAAAGATAGACTGTAAGAAGGAGATGCACTACCCGAGCAAAATGGCGCAGAATCGGGCGATGCATCTCCTTTTCTTCTTTAACTCTCACTTCCGCTTTCTTCCATCTTTCCCGCACCCTATCTTCGCACCAGAGCATGTTATCTAAGCACACGCAATGGTAGGCGCAGGATAAGTGTAAATAGCTCTACATGTGGAGTCTGATCTCTGGTCAGTGCACTCTGCTCATTAACTAAACATGACTCTTAAGAGGATTATTAGCCCAGTTTCAGGACAGGATGTCGAAAGCCATCAGgagagtgtgtgtgtgggggggggtcCATTACCATAATTGCATTGCGCTAGCAGAAGAGGAAAAAGGAAGGATGCAGAGATGTTTAAAAAAAGGAAGAAATGAGTGAGAGTGAAAGAGGAGGCTGGCAGGGATGCTGGAGGAGAGATGAGGAGGAGGGGTGGACGACTGATGGTGAACAAGCACATGGATCAGGTTGAATAATGACTTCTCCTCAGATTCCCCCCCGTGTCTCTGGGCCGACTTGGTACGCTCCGCCTCCGACAATAAAGCAGCCCACAGTAACCCTGCTCGTGGCTCATATCTAGGTTCAGACCACTGGGCCGCCTTGAGGTAAAGAAGAGTGCATGTGGCAGAGACAGTGTGGGCCTCTAGTGAAGGAGGTCAGAAACGCCCTAAAAATGCACTGGCCCGCTTCTGCAGGACGAGGACGATGGAGATGGCACAGGCACTCTGCTCCTAGACACTTTCACCTCCCAGCAGGTTAAACAAGAGCATAAGTGAGTATCACCTACATGCACATGCATTCGACAGGCTCTCTATAGTGCGTACGCCTCGGTCAGTCGGTTTAGCCCAAAAGACGAGACTGTCGCCTTCTCCGAAGGGACGATGAAGATggcgaggaggaggaggatgaagaCTTGTCTGTCACACAGGAAGTGGTGGGGTTAGGGTGGGGTTCCTTCACTCCTTCTCATTGTTCAGAAGTAAAGGAAAGGAAATAGAGATGTATGTATAGATCTANNNNNNNNNNNNNNNNNNNNNNNNNNNNNNNNNNNNNNNNNNNNNNNNNNNNNNNNNNNNNNNNNNNNNNNNNNNNNNNNNNNNNNNNNNNNNNNNNNNNNNNNNNNNNNNNNNNNNNNNNNNNNNNNNNNNNNNNNNNNNNNNNNNNNNNNNNNNNNNNNNNNNNNNNNNNNNNNNNNNNNNNNNNNNNNNNNNNNNNNNNNNNNNNNNNNNNNNNNNNNNNNNNNNNNNNNNNNNNNNNNNNNNNNNNNNNNNNNNNNNNNNNNNNNNNNNNNNNNNNNNNNNNNNNNNNNNNNNNNNNNNNNNNNNNNNNNNNNNNNNNNNNNNNNNNNNNNNNNNNNNNNNNNNNNNNNNNNNNNNNNNNNNNNNNNNNNNNNNNNNNNNNNNNNNNNNNNNNNNNNNNNNNNNNNNNNNNNNNNNNNNNNNNNNNNNNNNNNNNNNNNNNNNNNNNNNNNNNNNNNNNNNNNNNNNNNNNNNNNNNNNNNNNNNNNNNNNNNNNNaactgatttgctttaatcaacgcatccttattgttagtgttaataatacctttccttacagtccttcctctcaaatattttggtcacagattttgtttagcacattgtctcaacatgtgtgtatttctctttgtttcagggtaaagggaagaccaaaggaaggcctgtcattggatttgaattgggccatgttgtgcatttctggaaaagaccaaaagcaaaggcaaacattccaatggtatgtcaatgttggtctgagcacctggactgaactgtactgcagttacattttgcacagcatctgtacataccctacagccccatcagaaaca of the Garra rufa chromosome 17, GarRuf1.0, whole genome shotgun sequence genome contains:
- the LOC141290206 gene encoding nuclear pore complex protein Nup93-like produces the protein MDTEGFGELLQQAEQLAAETEAVSELPHVERNLQEIQQAGERLRSRTLTRTSQDTADVKASILLGSRGLDIFHISQRLESLSAATTFEPLEPVKDTDIQDEDDGDGTGTLLLDTFTSQQVKQEHKDDEDGEEEEDEDLSVTQEVVGLGWGSFTPSHCSEVKERK